gagaaatatcaagggtacaggccatcctctactgaccttggtattgaggagaagtgtattgaaccgtggaggttgaagcagaggagttggcagtcattttcttgtgtgtgggagcggatatgttgctggttgaagggaagggagccattgtagaatgattagggtgggtaggtgtgggtcacagacaactgggggccttggaggggcccattagtgtcctagtttgcatgtatgtgaatagagatttagcaggtctctctgcaggatcttcctgggtgtggagtatccatcatgagactctggtgaccacctccaggggagccatgttgaaccactgcacctgctgggtccaaaATTCCTGACACCTCAGCAAGCACTGATACTCTTGAGCCCAGCAGCTTTCATGCCTagcattaaagagtcctagtgtgtgttgtacCTGGGTGTCaagaccaaagcacctagggtttgtgccttgtccacacaaaaatgcagctgcatcccagaccagagcagggatatggaagtccactggaccattcctcccatcttgttgggactagagtgtgtctgtacaaagccttttggtccttattttcttgtccctgtagggcatagcaggttgaagcaaactcttgtaccaagattggactagaggctcataggaagaccccacatgatcacatgaaggcctgaggtagcagggtatcaagatggtgcccttgtgttgagagctctcttgtctctgattgtcctcaagcactgtcctctgggtagctactcccaaattccctctctgatgagctttctccaaccctgctcaggtgacctcccAGGACAGGACTCCAGTCGTCATCCGCAAGGCCTTAGATGtacacttgctccagcagaaggatccaaaaaactatgagcttCTGCATATTGTCTGGAAcgatcagagtaagtggaaccatcagagggtagggagcagtgagtcacagtgggctcacgataactgggagacAAAACACAGTGTGTGTTggcccaatgcccaggaagagtatggtgggacttgtgcacaaaacaaagtgtaatgatggggcataaatctgcaggttattcatgttccccaggggctgtggacctgcctatcgtgttctttccttggcctgaggaggcattgcaaagctattatccacaaagggccaagaagagaggcttctttgtcttgtgtcaaagaagacagacaaccacagggtgcctactttggcagcctttcctgacctagatgagtacatgagaaaagcagttcaatgaagaatcatttctggcttccaatctttttaTTCATTGCAAAATGAGTCCACTTAGGACTCAGtttagaacccttcacagcttgtagactgttcttggagagagagagggagggaaggagggagagagagagagagagagagagagagagagagagagagagagagagagagacagacagagacagagagagacagagagagagagagagagagagagagagagagagagaaagaagaagaaggaggaggaggaggaggaggaggagaaggaggagtagaaaaatgaaaataagttgaaggagaagaccatgaataagaagttcaagatgactataagaagaagcatgaggagaagatgaagaagaacaagaacaagaaggagaaacacaaggtgaacaagaagtataacaatacattgattaaaaatgtgaatgagaattatactcatgagcaggaaatgcagtagtggggaactcaagagaaatatattgctctggatggcacagccctgctgtggacatcctccacccatgctcaacacacctccaaaccatacccctccaattagtgtagccctgtatgagtgtatgaatccactggcaaggtggaggcacccaccatcaaatgcttttccccaaacccacctgtgatcattgctgcagtggggagaaaaccttcaacacatgagtctttggtgaccaatccagatacaaagtctagctgtttctctttgttgggtccaacgtgaactaagagggtctggggtacaaggggctatttccttgaaaggtgttcctgtactggacctcctgtgcatagagggtcctcagggagtaatcagtggggagtctttggtggaacagtagctggattcgggggctctcaggtctgtgtgtgagacctgagctggcagaggctctcagttgtgggggatgttgggtagtgtattttttgagtgtcacctaccacgcctctacccctgcctctccagagctgagggtcCCTGCTGATGCAAAAGTATATTACGGCCTGATTGGAGGAGTGCATTATAACTTTCTTCGGGAAACAGATGCCAGCAAGTCGTTGaaggtcaagccaaaggaggtaaacagtcaccttcttcactctttactcctggtgccactccacatcctccaaggggacaagaacctcaggttctggatggatgttgtagaatgcccacagagccaactgccaggctgggtggggtgcaggtgctgggctttgctgatgttgtcatcccccacaattcttggagccttctgtggcagtggcatccaggaccccagcagctgtgagcagcagctctgcagtggctgcaggatcattgccccaggccacccaaagcaatgagtggtgcatgagaaaagtcaccagtagcagctcctcactgcttcactccagcaaGCAGGTGGAAGACAACCGCTTTGTTTatgtcctcctagagggacagagcctgagagagtcaaagcgcatcctggtaagcctgacagtagggctgcctcctgggtgtccacacagtggaaggcaggagacacagccaaccccagggctgtggtgggaaataaagaagagagaggtccatcttaagggcttgacctgaggagggagagcctcagcatgctcagctccagtggtgagtgggtgtgtgtagtgtgggttttgcaggccagaagtgcagatgGAAgttctgtggacagatgaagtcagagatatgtccagggtgcaggctgcagtgcctagaacttggtattctcaatgagtgagattggagcagaggaggtggcagtgacttgtcacatgtataggaggggatgtgttccttgtagcagggaagagaacctccttagcatgactaggtgtgggaatttggggtcgggatcacctggggggtcatgccaaagcttcggaatgttagcctttgcatgtatgtaaatgcggagctaaaggggttcttggcagaatttctatggatgtgcagtagacacgctaatgctgcaggtgtccagctgcagagaagACACATTCAGTGaatgccagtgctgagtcaagtacatcattacaaccagaccTGCATtgagcttccagaggccagggcctctcaaggctatcatgaagcactcaagtacacactcttgtatctgagtctgttttgtgtagtggcagtcaggaccaaaattttcagtgtgtctgcctcttccacccacaaaggcagcctgcacaccagagcacacttggtgcgcagatccctggcccattgctctcgtctcagtgagatgagagtgtctgtgcataggcagtttggtcctttgacctgagtggaatgtgactccccagggggaggggagatggcaggtacaggaaGATATTTGTACCaagattgttctagtagcacgttgcaagaacccagggggtatatggaggctacactcaggtagcaggataacaagattgtgcccttgtatatgtagctgagatttctcctgaatgtttgaccacagtcttctgggtagctcctctaaaagccattctctgatgacatttatcccaccctgatccaggtgacctgtGTGGATACGGTGAAGAGCCTCATCCGAAGGGCCTtagaccaaaatttgttgcagcatgaggatgtggacaactttgagctgctgagaatgatgtctctgcatgagagtaagtaggacaatcagacagtggggagacatgatccacagagggctcaggataactcacagccaagagaaagtgggccttggccacaaaataccaaagtgtggtgggcctggtgcaggagaccaagtgcagtgatgggcgtgtccaatgtGGAGGTGCTCAATGAGGCCCAAGGGGGCTGCTGAACCTCCCTAAATGTATTCTCCCCTGAACCTGGTCTGGCAATGAGAAGCTAATAtccatgagggcaaggcagagagaggctcaatccatcatcagtttggtttatggctcactgataaggatgccttcaaatgaagaggaggagaacatgggtcctgattggatcagcattgctatggacagaagcagcacaggtcccaatccatggccaggatatgagaagtcctgcctactcacaggaatgtcaggattgcagcaactgggaacaggactcagtgaagaggaagtcaaggctaggggacagcctgtttgggttcttttgggaagaattccaagtcctctgtgcctgggtgcccatctcctgaagatatcagaatggccaggttattattccttccagcaacaaagaagggctctgaagaacagaggccacaatgctgagctgtccacaattccagtgctcttttctttcttgtgagCCAGACACTCCTAGCCttcaccatcccagcctgtccacaatagaacccaccatctgtcgggcacgtaagtgagttttccaattttcccacaCGACCTCATTtgggttggctctgtctcacacatgaggaagactgaggtgcaaggagctgggcaaggggcagtgtctgcgaatctcagggacttgggaggcagtgcaggaggatggggatttccaaacagcctcagaaacttagggagaccctgtacccaagtaaaaaggcctgggaatggtctcagtgcttaattacctctggttttattcctggtacaaaaataagccagtcaataaGGAATTACCAAACTGAGAATCTACGaagatgatttcagaaacagactttcaacccaagcatcagttgagagcaggctccaaccaggggaggtttgtgtgtaacagacgtcaaaagggaggactacggggggcctggaacccactaggtgtgatggcatctatgccttatggcaggagggtggcagtgatgctggccctctcctagattttggaaaccttgttttcattggggaaactttatggaggtggaatctattttagcaatcctggtctaGATGAGGTGCGGACTTCCataggtagaagcctatccagaatgcggtgtctgttattcagtctttcctgattgtgacaatgacaaagaaaggaagtcacttgtctttggtcttggtttcactcctggccattgattgagaactgatttcatcttggactactgaacagaggctgcatctgggcagaagagtgtgatagatttgaactcctcaggacgccccaccattgccagagatataacgagaaggaggaggagaaagaggacacaactgagtggggagaggatcacacaatgaaaagcaggaggaagaagaagaaaaagaaggaagtgaacagaaggaagggtggagggagatacacaagaagaagaacaagaagaaaccatgtaagaacaagaaaaagacccagaaagaactacaagaagatgcaggacagaaagaagagccagaagtagaacaaaaaccagaataaaagtaccaagctgacagctcatgatgagaaacaaggggaaggagagcgaacctagaaaacaatagagttctccagggcaccaccctgctgaagtcctcccatgtccatgcccaacacacctctgatggataccacctcccctctgcgtagtcatccatgagtggattcatccagggcaaggggatgaattcgcccaccatccaacgcttccctgaatgcccatgtgtgagcatggctgccctggggagaaaggcctaagcacaggagcctttgccaatcctgatgcagagcctagcagtgtccctttggcagatccaacctgcactgagaagttctgggcccgaggtgctgtttccattgccaggtgctcttttggtttagaatcctgtacatcatcttctccagggaagaatcactgagggagtctttggtggcactgtagctggataggagggctctcaattctggtgcaggctcgccctggcggagactctcaggggttgtgtgtgttttctggtaaaatccttgagtgccatctaacaattctctccactttgctctgcagaaatcaaggccCCTGACCACTCACTCATGTATCAGTCTATGAATCCGcggataaaatatttcatcgtgaggaaacgccctGAGTTCAAGAGAAAGggggtaaacacctaccttattcaagctgtacttgtgctgccattccactcccacctggggaaataagaagcctcagcacctggacatatgtgctagaagaccatagagccaactgacaggctggggtggctttctgtttctgggtttgctgatgttccatcccccacagttctcagaatcaacctgcaagtgcTCCAGGCCGCTTttccaggtgggagacacctgcttaattcgtgtccacttagaaacacaaagtccaaagatggccaagaaggtcctggtaagcctgggagcaggggtgtcccctggtgcttacacctgggtggggagcagacactggtctaataccatggactactcatgccctcttaaatttggagcttctggatgaaaggtcagtgtgaagggctggagctgatatgagggagagcagcagcttgtccaccaccatgtctgagggagtctgtatgtcaggtggcagcatgcagtccagaagggcagaggcaggtataggtgacagatgagaacaggccaggacctagaTTGCAGGTTCCACTCTATGGGATGCTAAGgtctatggaggaggacagcagtgtgaggttctgcatgttgtttgaacaaggagctgagagggtctctctgcagagtcagtatggatgtggagcaagcacactaaatgtccaggtaacccaatgaccacccttgctggatgaggtgccctcctacaccccagccagcactgagcctctggaggccaggagctctcgtggctatctttcagcactcctgtgtgtggtcatgttcctgggtctgatttgggccctggcaatccagaccaaagcctgtaggttttgtgcctaggccattcccaatgccgcatGCATCCTCGGGCggacctgggatcttggaggctattgtccaaTTCCTCTCAACTTGTGGgttgagattgcatctgtatgcaggtagtggggtcctttcacttctagaggagtgcagctccacaaagagcaatggcaggtccaggaagtcctatgtacaaggattgggctagtagcctatgggaagagcccatgcgatgagcaggaggtcagcctcaggtagtagggtcattgatgttgcccttgtatttagagtggaggtgcctccagaatgcccctgcccactgtccttgagtagtcacttcaaggcccatttcctgaaggcctgtcttccatgctgctccaggtgacctgccacgatcgggctcctgtcgtcatccgcagggccctcgagctgcacttgcttactcaggagaagccggaggattatgagctgggccaaatcatctctcaccgtcacagtaagtgggacaatcagatggcagagagcaagggtcaggatgtggactcaggtcaactcttagcaccaaagtgtagtctctgacccccaagaacactccaatagGTGTGTTGGgttcgtgcacaaagccaactgcacttctgctggtggagGGTCTCGAGGTCcaatggtataccccagtggatattgtggctccccaccaggtgcctcccCTGTACATGAAAAGGCATCCAAAGCTGACAtctttgaggagtgaggaggaaagcccctttccaggagcagtatgcttttatggtctgggataggagtggtttcagaggaacatggaatgcatgggctaaagagggaactggcattttgtggactgaagtagtaggattgaaagccttctgtgtgaccagaaaacctcTGCCTTGGCAGggcattgccaggattctagcaagtagtaacaggatgaaattgggaagaaaacacagcctgggagacagcttgaatcatctgtctttgcataaattccatggtcttctgtacctgagttcacttgccaaggagtgatcacaatagtcaggttatgatccctaactaaagtcagatgagggcttcctgagcacgtagccacaaagctcatctgataataatgccagcactttttcttggttggttggttggtttttgtgagccaaacaccacagcagccattatcccagcctatgtatgcTGAATACCACCATCTCTACGAGTTCTagaatcacttgtctcctatcttaacctactgttaggttagtagaatcaatggaagaggaagtctgtcttgggccttggtagccttagcaattcatagcagagatcttcacatccaacccagaagggatggagaacaggctctaggttagaggagggtgacaggaaacacgtgttcagaggaaggagaagcgggctgttgtattcccccacttggggtcatggcaccactggaccatacaccatgttggagggaagcattccctttgctggcctttggaaccattgttctcaggagggcagcatttggaatgtggcctccattctcagaagcctggttcacatggaggtgggctccaccaatgcagaagcatggctctaatgtggtatttgtgctggtcagcctgtcctcactgtggccatacttgaggaatcctcagccttttctctgggtttcacaactttctctttggttgtgtactgaggctgtccataaagctctagtgtgtggcagtggagagcttctCAGCCCTTGCCAaacaggcatagactgggagagagagaacaaggctgggagagagggagagagagaaagatggagaaggaggacctctacttggagaatgaggattcagtggagcctaCAGGAACAAGGCTTATTGCCCAGGGCGcacccctgtttaggtcttcctccaaccatgctcaacctttcttccagtccctcccacctcccagtagtgtattcatcttgaatgagaattttatgttgacaccagagcactcaccatccaatgcttccctccaaacccactcatgaagatggctcatgtgtcGACTGAATCTTtggcacaggagccttttgtgggagatttcagatgcaaaccctagtggtgtactttggcagatgcaagaggacctgggatgttctggagtccaaagcctttggtaggaaccgacattaggtctgtggaagtgctctgcctagtttttcctcagggaggactgtggaggctgtcttgttggtattggtgctgaattggagagctctcaggtgtgtggctctggccttttctggcacaggctctcagatgttggggtgtcccagagAGCACCTactgagccaccttattttgtatacCCCTCTctttccagagctgaggattccagcgcaggccaacgtattttacgcaaagaaccctcacataAAACCCAACtttgtgctgaggaaaaggagcctctcccaaaagaatgatgagtggatccagcctcaacctccctctcgtcctacaaagaaggctgcagccctcctgaggatgcttgcaaaaccattctgctgctgtgtgcctgggcagggctgaggcagcccaggaatatttacattgataattattttcttcaaagtttgtatctatagtttgccattgtccttgaccttgtttagtaacatagttgttactctatcctgtatttgttgtttccattaatatattattattttaaaatatatatgtttttgtttcctgatctactgtgatgatttgagtatactaaatgtagcagtgattcctaaaggacacatccaaacaaacaggaaggaatgtttccttgtattagcaagaagtttggtttttaggagtttggcagatggcattatctgagtcagttttccaatgggggcaatgaagtatcggctatcttggtacaaatacaaacaaagacacactagaacgcatacacacacacacacacacacacactagagcacacacactGACTGAGCGATAGATACACAGATGGAGTTGGTCTCTTCTGAAATTctttggagatgtggttctgatttctcccattttggagtattttccatTGATAAGGTGTCTTGCAAATGAATTCcatgtctgaagaagacatgcatgtgtacttcacatgccactttctacataaccagaaggtcatgtcatgtaatatttttcatgcagctgtgttttcactgtgaaccatcccatgaggtcagctgtggaattccactggtagcatcacaaaggagatccactctttggatttggggatatttctgattttcttgattcagattggaaatatatatatatatatatatatatatatatatatatatacatacatacatatatatatggtttttgatgaaaattctgcatttgatgataatgaatgccatgcatctaggaTTCTGTAGACTGCAGACAATGAATGGATGCCTACTGTTGTCTGGACTGGTCTGCaaagtcctgtagcatctgagcatgtgtgagggctgtaCAGGTCTTGCCAAAAGTCCAGGTCTGATGATCCTGCACAAAGCTTAGCTAGTGGTCTCCAaaacagcataagggccaaggagaaacacagttccacacagaagttgggaagctaccttatgaaggtaatCATATGTATGGCATCCTCTTGTTAGGTCCCTTTTTCCATTGGGCCAGAACTgttttctgaatgtgcttgctgagaagagcttggaattttctatctgaagcagtttatgcaagctgcttccacttgcaggaacaaagtgtgttctcattGACCACTTTGGGCTTTCCCTGGTTCaactagagtgtgtcagaagcacttgtaatgattggcattcacggtttcacattgaagcctctgtgccatctgtcaaccactgatggctgcaagtggggaatggaagccatttgctgcaagcagtttcaacttgcaagactaactttgttgtaagtagGCACATGGTGTATTTTTCTGtgtgagctagaagaaagaaaaattgctccttacaggtgacaggcatgctttcacattgaaacctctgtgccattgatcaaaaacagttcactcatttgggtacctgcacttcaagtgtaTATTGTAAACAAATGTGACAAGTGGAtatcagtgagactttggagaactgatcttctcagctggtcctctttcctcctgcaagttggtgatctctttctggtgcactttgtgtttcatgcctgaactgtgctctgaatgtgcttgatgagaacagcttagaagtgcagaagtaaaactgtttgtggaagcagcttcaagtagcacaagctaacttgttctcagtgagcacatggggatttttcCCAGGTTGAagaagtgtgaatgagaatggcttctcagagctggtaggcatgtttgcatttggcaaactttgccatctgtcacacaCAGTTCCTTGCATGTAGAAACCTGCATTTCaagtgttctcagaaaggtccgatgagtgggtttccatggaattttgtggagttcatcttttcagcagtcctcattgccttctcaaaattggtgatcctgggtgcaaggcctctcttgtcagccaacattgtattttgggcctgacctcggttctgaatgtgcttgctgagagtagtttgggagtgcaaaagtaaagcagtctctcagcagcttcaacattcaggagctcattttattctcagtgagcacattagggtttgtcactacttaaactagcatgaagaaccaccgcttctcagaggtggcagtttccctTTGAAGTATTTGTACAATTGGTCAGTGTgagttcaatgcaggcaggcacttggatttcaagtgaattctgtgacaaacaattgagcaatggatttcaatccaccttggggaattgctcttcccagtgggcccacagttctccAAGTTGCTGACCTAGGTCCAAGGGCACTCTTGCtagcactctttgcatatgggctgaaactgtgctctgagtgtgcttcctgaaaatattttgaaagtgcaGCACAGAAGAATTTTGGCAAGCAGCTTCCACATtaggaaatgacatttttctcatcGTGCCCATTGAGCTTTGATCCTGGCTGAAGTagccttaaatccaatggcttctgagagctAACAGGCACAGTTTTCATTGGAAacaactgtgctcttggtcaatggTAAGTTGGTTGCTGTCAGGCACCtgcagtttcaatgagtttttagtA
The window above is part of the Ictidomys tridecemlineatus isolate mIctTri1 unplaced genomic scaffold, mIctTri1.hap1 Scaffold_5100, whole genome shotgun sequence genome. Proteins encoded here:
- the LOC144373856 gene encoding uncharacterized protein LOC144373856; this encodes MAYQARQSLRARWTVVTSQDRTPVVIRKALDVHLLQQKDPKNYELLHIVWNDQKLRVPADAKVYYGLIGGVHYNFLRETDASKSLKVKPKEVTCVDTVKSLIRRALDQNLLQHEDVDNFELLRMMSLHEKIKAPDHSLMYQSMNPRIKYFIVRKRPEFKRKGFSESTCKCSRPLFQVGDTCLIRVHLETQSPKMAKKVLVSLGAGVSPGAYTWVGSRHWSNTMDYSCPLKFGASG